A window of Macrotis lagotis isolate mMagLag1 chromosome 1, bilby.v1.9.chrom.fasta, whole genome shotgun sequence genomic DNA:
GGCTCCGGGTCCCGACCTAAGCGTCGGGCTGCCGGATCTGGCGCACGATCCGCTCAGTAGTAGCGGTTGAGGCTTCGGGTGGCCGGGGCCGGGCCGTCGGGCTGCCCGTTGAGCCAGATCTCGCGGATAATCCGCTCTCTCTCCTCCAGCCGCTGCGCCCGCTCCAGCTCCTCGGCCGACGTGAAGACGTTCCTGTGCGGCGGCCGCTCGCAGCGCCAGGGCCGGCGCAGGGAGCCGTCCGAGGAGCTGGAGCCGCCGTCGCCGCTGTCCTCGTCGCTGGTGCTGCCGCCGGGGCTGGGGGCGCGGCTCCGGCTCCGCCGCCCCCCCGGGCCCTGCTTTCCGGGGGGCCGCCAGGACATGGTCAGCACCAGGGCGGCCAGGGTGAGCAGCAGCCCCACGCACACGCCGGACACGAAGCACAGGGCCGCCCGCTCGGGGTGCTCTgcgagaggaggaggagggccgTCAGGGGCTGACACGGGGCCCCTGCTCCCCCGGCGCCCCGCAGCCCCCTCACCCTCGGCCCTGCACCCTCAGGACCCCTACTTTTGCGCCGTCCATACTTAAGAGAACGGGGCCAGTGGGGAATGGCTCCTGCTTCGGATTCCTCTGGCCAATGGCAGGACCTCCACCCCACCAGAATCACCTGCTCCGACCAGTTTCCTCACCATTTATTCATCGTCCAGAGAAAAGTCAACCTCTGCAGCTAGGACCCAGGCCTTGCGTACCTCAGGGGAGCCAAGCCTTTGGCCCAGTTCAGCCAGGCTCAGGGAGAAGGCCCAGGTGCCAAGGCACAAAGGCTTGGGATAGCAGAGGAGGGACCTGGCCCAGGGGCCAGCTTAGCAGGCCCTGGAAGAAGGCTGctgactctttctctctctctctctcactctctctctctctctgtctcctctccttcCTGTTCTGCCCTTTCCTGGGGTCTGCCCTAGATACACCTGGGGTACAAGCAGAGAGCAAAGATTTGTGGAATCCCTACACAGTCATTTTTAGGTCAAATCAAGGGCAGGCCTCTGAG
This region includes:
- the EVA1A gene encoding protein eva-1 homolog A, translated to MEPSVQGSGQMALLSNLLAAYSFITEHPERAALCFVSGVCVGLLLTLAALVLTMSWRPPGKQGPGGRRSRSRAPSPGGSTSDEDSGDGGSSSSDGSLRRPWRCERPPHRNVFTSAEELERAQRLEERERIIREIWLNGQPDGPAPATRSLNRYY